A single genomic interval of Osmia lignaria lignaria isolate PbOS001 chromosome 9, iyOsmLign1, whole genome shotgun sequence harbors:
- the LOC117605978 gene encoding uncharacterized protein LOC117605978 isoform X3, with translation MFLRRLFRKKCQEYKCENPFNTDVDFELLPLRQKVEILRALCDFRLDAEDVEQSLSNLDSDSLRVEPLGHDRKNSAYWYFYGTRLYREDYIDTSNSISYKQKNKPRDKKRKRRRNRVAKEEEEEEEKKEDSLIQGEGKESVWQVVCFTQQDWSRLVEKFRDSEYDTERKLYRTLSEDFMPEIPKLFDLKEKQQRRKLLQRNSSRVLRSHEPTTQMETVMVRSKIKTKTNKGNKKGTQNSKNVYVKEETSPPLSSPPVQKKGRQTNNSLASAVGQIVIHTRDEVEGTEKKKGVGSNSDGNYVASNYGYKFGYSFGIEEEERRVGMHKVLESLKDHVDAWPFIDPVDEEYAPRYYSVVRKPMDLSTMEEKLENGLYKNLNEFKRDFRLIVDNCRQYNGSDNEYTEMAFNLKEAFDKAVNRYLESETSSDEDASSPKSCLTTPASPSCPSRVSSPHQNKKRSKKSTKKSKSYKSESKGKSKASDKNDEEEKRGKNYKLPKKKRGKKKSKRAKDEESVNEEEQEEQESEDAMSESSIITSKRRKHLDVNNLLLKTKKLSSKESDELKKIDKKMSKERHQQKKEAESMKPMKESKENKKRKEDFEEDYEPLVIAKSKSRKIEKKELEETEIFTDNAKKNKVKKNESHENEVMSENKDKIQHIKVKKNRKKEKAGLKALKSDEKSEKTEKNHVKDKEKKSKQKNDELKNGELSNELDSKDVDLESDLDSKEMHASKKIPAFIGDKDIESLDGLKDKISERRREEKLKNEKEKPKKTSKNELHNMYSKKVPSNGSTFNDSDKASAKRPKLKKGMKEEKVPITEDTVKTQDQEMNETKKVKVAQTKSTKGFGKEESSIQALNQATEQTLHDINKWLDDAPRLSEFSSGSDSPVFHSSVEFGRSGPKVEAPRKRPSSIKIFGPHGPSRPKKIQRTIDRLQPGKSKGNLLLKKPLNLPNVGSNETTVHPLTGDNDQTNKNADEEPKLSLGTVLKNVDSIQLICKSLVSSPNPNFSNDDEEEDHNTVPAIPVSSLKEEKSSSGATSTQAPAATEESKDNQSSVKETQKPKAATPNLSAWFKAFGAPKSKKKDEESEDSTAKKDGELQEVFYGRQRRMSTGGSSVSESVSSFSQESPPGRSGRSPQGQPIMASVEPQIRGAGFYQDALSTGSSPYNSPYYATPPRYSAQLPPTPSPQNHPLSPAYPSSSFEQAPPLYSQIPAQQPHQTFQKSPQENSGEVYHQLSPTFPQRSPQTNNFPPNPTPASEPFNQPVQSTTPNPSQSATYSQHSPQPVQQVYPQPSPQPPPSNYSQPSPQQSPTPKYSQLSPQQNAANYSQPSPQASNYSQASPQQPHSPYSQNSPQAPPPNYSQPSPQPQPSPYAQSPQQSAGYSQLSPQPPSNYSQPSPQPPANYSQPSPQPPANYSQPSPQPPSNYSQPSPQPPPVYPQQSQPANFSHPSPQTHSVGFTQSSPQPLTAYSQPSPQPRNYSQPSPQQIQPFPQHSPQPPPSYSQPSPQNAPYSQPSPQQSAKYSQPSPQQPTNYSHSIHSPQTPQNYSQLSPQQAPPSNYSQPSPSPQQSRNYSQPSPSPQQSRNYSQPSPSSQQSHNYSQPSPSPQTRSYSQPSPQQKSACPSQTSQQPSNYSQPSPQQSTNYALQQQSTKTTEEYPQNASTPSNYSHGYKQNHSYIQSPTPSSINETEHRADYMKSSSGEKSSSIEQQRNFTVPPEASLNLNANHQIYQSPNQYPPTFGNNYPNIDLQRSVSRHGGQEQPQQQQPQQQQQQQQQQQQQQAPQERPSFTDLNESLNAQKYAQQRSFLGKTGSTGEQLSSQDQSQILAFQQNLTAHESLYPSSFQPSGYPMPNSRPMYPSPHYFDTSSKTANSGTANSSSGNLPPVKKRVYNESSTEASRGLTQEAASRTGQEQFGFDPIMALPQPEAVSASQFDATFVGNLADSVATNPAAYARLGLGLVGRTSKEQQQLLTIPRPPPTKAEHLAYARSPATGAAELDLNLLQSLQTASAKNSQGILSMSRRGGDTSSGSTSAPAKTKKSRKSKQQQQEQQNIANVSSTVNTEPQANTGIPGFPQYTGTSADSIGLKNTAMVPPAGSAFNFAASTNTTTSSPFYDKEATAAAAAFAFLDEFRNPNSYYSMALRQQQQQQQQPQVPPVSDATQQACNKLSNQPPRNYPPHPFLHSAQRSAAYGPPVSAYVTPHGPNLTVDPTAYQQYIHSLYALQPPPHHHRPSWL, from the exons ATGTTTCTTCGCAGATTGTTTCGTAAGAAATGTCAG GAATACAAGTGTGAGAATCCTTTTAATACAGATGTAGATTTTGAATTGTTACCTCTTCGTCAGAAAGTAGAAATTTTACGTGCCCTCTGTGACTTCAGGCTCGACGCTGAAGACGTG GAGCAATCATTAAGTAATTTAGACTCGGATAGCCTGCGAGTCGAACCTTTAGGACATGATCGTAAGAATTCTGCCTATTGGTACTTTTACGGCACTCGATTATATAGGGAGGACTACATTGATACATCTAACAGTATCTCATACAAACAGAAAAACAAGCCTAGGGATAAAAAGCGTAAAAGACGACGAAACAGAGTGGcgaaggaggaagaggaagaggaggagaagaaggaagACAGTTTAATACAAGGAGAGGGAAAAGAAAGTGTCTGGCAGGTTGTCTGCTTTACTCAACAGGACTGGAGTCGTTTAGTTGAAAAATTTCGTGATTCG GAGTACGATACCGAACGTAAACTTTACCGTACTCTATCCGAAGATTTCATGCCGGAAATCCCTAAACTttttgatttaaaagaaaaacaacaaagACGCAAATTATTACAACGTAATAGTTCGCGGGTTCTTCGAAGTCACGAGCCTACGACACAGATGGAAACAGTCATGGTTAGATCgaaaattaaaactaaaacgaacaaaggaaataaaaagGGGACACAGAATTCGAAGAATGTTTATGTTAAAGAGGAGACATCTCCGCCTTTATCTTCTCCTCCAGTTCAAAAAAAAGGACGCCAGACTAATAATTCGTTAGCTTCGGCCGTTGGTCAGATTGTAATTCATACCAGGGATGAAGTTGAAGGAACAGAGAAGAAAAAGGGTGTCGGAAGTAATAGCGACGGGAATTACGTAGCTTCTAATTACGGATATAAATTTGGATATTCTTTTGGGATCGAGGAAGAAGAACGTCGAGTTGGTATGCATAAGGTTCTTGAAAGCCTGAAGGATCACGTGGATGCCTGGCCATTCATTGATCCTGTAGATGAAGAATATGCGCCAAG GTACTATAGCGTGGTACGGAAACCTATGGATCTTAGTACAATGGAGGAAAAACTTGAGAATggtttatacaaaaatttaaacgAATTCAAACGCGATTTTCGGCTGATAGTAGATAATTGTAGACAATACAATGGCTCTGATAATG AATATACAGAAATGGCATTCAATCTTAAAGAAGCATTCGATAAAGCTGTTAATCGTTATTTAGAATCGGAAACATCAAGCGACGAAGACGCTTCCTCACCGAAATCGTGTCTAACGACTCCTGCATCTCCTTCGTGTCCTTCTCGTGTTTCGTCTCCGCATCAAAATAAGAAACGTTCTAAGAAATCGACTAAAAAATCCAAATCGTACAAGTCTGAAAGTAAAGGAAAATCTAAAGCAAGCGATAAGAACGACGAGGAAGAGAAACGGGGAAAGAATTATAAACTTCCAAAGAAGAAACGTGGAAAGAAAAAGAGTAAAAGGGCGAAAGACGAAGAATCGGTGAACGAGGAAGAACAGGAAGAGCAAGAAAGTGAGGATGCCATGTCTGAATCGAGTATTATAAcgtcaaaaagaagaaaacatctCGAcgtgaataatttattattaaaaaccaAAAAGCTGTCGTCCAAAGAATCAGATGAGTTGAAAAAGATAGACAAAAAGATGAGTAAAGAACGTCATcaacaaaaaaaagaagcggAGAGTATGAAACCGATGAAAGAATCGAAAGAGAATAAAAAGCGAAAAGAAGACTTCGAGGAAGATTACGAGCCCCTAGTCATCGCGAAAAGTAAAAGTAGGAAAATCGAAAAGAAAGAGCTCGAAGAAACTGAAATATTTACGGATAATGCTAAAAAGAATAAAGTGAAGAAGAATGAATCTCACGAAAACGAAGTGATGTCGGAAAATAAGGATAAAATTCAGCATATCAAGGTAAAGAAAAATCGGAAGAAGGAAAAGGCGGGGTTGAAAGCCTTGAAATCTGACGAGAAGTCCGAGAAGACCGAGAAGAATCATGTAAAGGATAAAGAGAAAAAATCAAAACAGAAAAACGATGAACTTAAAAATGGAGAGTTATCGAACGAACTAGATTCCAAAGATGTAGATCTAGAAAGTGATTTAGACTCAAAGGAAATGCATGCATCTAAGAAAATTCCTGCATTTATAGGTGATAAAGATATAGAATCGTTGGACGGTTTAAAGGATAAAATAAGCGAGAGGCGACGAGAGgaaaagttaaaaaatgaaaaggagaAGCCGAAGAAAACGTCGAAAAACGAACTTCACAATATGTATTCAAAAAAAGTGCCTTCAAACGGTAGTACCTTTAATGACAGCGATAAAGCCAGCGCAAAACGACCAAAGCTAAAAAAaggaatgaaagaagaaaaagttccTATCACGGAAGATACAGTTAAAACTCAAGACCAAGAAATGAACGAGACCAAGAAAGTAAAAGTGGCTCAGACCAAAAGTACCAAAGGTTTTGGAAAAGAAGAGAGTTCGATACAAGCGTTGAATCAAGCAACAGAGCAAACACTCCAT gACATCAATAAATGGCTTGACGACGCACCAAGGCTTTCAGAGTTTTCTTCTGGAAGTGATTCTCCAGTATTTCATTCTTCTGTTGAATTCGGTCGGTCAGGGCCAAAGGTGGAAGCCCCAAGGAAACGACCAAGTTCTATTAAGATCTTTGGACCTCATGGGCCTAGCAGACCAAAAAAAATACAACGTACAATAGACCGCTTACAACCAGGAAAAAGTAAAGGAAACTTGCTTTTGAAGAAACCATTGAATTTACCCAACGTTGGTAGCAACGAGACGACGGTGCATCCGTTGACCGGTGACAATGATCAAACGAATAAGAATGCAGACGAAGAACCAAAACTTAGTTTAGGAACTGTTCTAAAAAATGTCGATTCTATTCAACTGATTTGTAAGAGTTTAGTTTCTTCGCCTAATCCGAATTTTTCAAACGACGACGAGGAAGAAGATCACAATACTGTTCCTGCGATCCCAGTGTCTAGTCTTAAAGAGGAGAAATCATCATCCGGAGCGACATCGACCCAAGCACCTGCAGCAACAGAAGAATCTAAAGATAATCAGTCTAGTGTAAAGGAAACACAAAAACCTAAGGCAGCAACGCCTAATTTAAGTGCATGGTTCAAAGCTTTTGGTGCGCCTAAGtcgaaaaagaaagatgaagagTCGGAGGATAGCACGGCAAAGAAAGACGGTGAATTGCAGGAAGTATTCTATGGTAGACAAAGAAGAATGAGTACTGGTGGTAGTAGTGTAAGTGAATCTGTTTCGAGTTTCTCTCAAGAATCACCACCTGGACGTTCCGGAAGATCTCCGCAAGGGCAACCTATAATGGCTTCGGTTGAGCCTCAAATAAGAGGAGCTGGATTTTATCAAGACGCTTTATCGACGGGAAGTAGTCCATATAATAGCCCTTATTACGCGACACCACCTAGATACAGTGCTCAGTTACCACCAACTCCATCCCCACAGAATCATCCTTTGTCCCCAGCTTACCCATCGTCGTCTTTCGAACAGGCTCCTCCTCTTTATTCCCAAATACCGGCTCAACAGCCGCATCAAACGTTTCAGAAGTCTCCTCAGGAGAATTCTGGAGAGGTGTATCATCAATTATCCCCTACGTTTCCACAACGTTCCCCTCAAACCAATAATTTCCCTCCAAATCCGACACCGGCAAGTGAACCTTTTAATCAACCAGTGCAATCTACTACTCCTAATCCGAGTCAATCCGCAACCTATTCGCAACATTCGCCACAACCTGTGCAACAGGTGTATCCTCAACCTTCTCCACAACCACCTCCATCAAATTATTCACAACCATCGCCTCAGCAATCGCCTACTCCCAAGTATTCACAACTTTCTCCGCAACAGAATGCCGCGAATTACTCTCAACCTTCCCCCCAAGCTTCCAACTATTCTCAAGCATCACCTCAACAACCTCATTCGCCTTATTCACAGAATTCTCCACAAGCGCCACCGCCAAATTATTCTCAACCATCCCCGCAACCGCAGCCTTCTCCTTACGCACAGTCTCCTCAACAATCAGCTGGATATTCTCAGCTTTCACCTCAGCCGCCTTCAAATTATTCTCAACCATCGCCTCAGCCGCCTGCTAACTATTCCCAACCGTCGCCTCAGCCACCTGCTAACTATTCTCAACCATCACCTCAGCCGCCTTCAAACTATTCTCAACCATCGCCTCAGCCTCCTCCTGTCTACCCGCAACAGTCACAGCCTGCGAACTTCTCTCATCCGTCCCCCCAAACGCATTCTGTTGGTTTCACGCAATCGTCGCCCCAGCCTCTCACAGCATATTCTCAGCCATCGCCTCAACCACGAAACTACTCTCAACCATCGCCACAGCAAATTCAACCTTTTCCACAGCATTCTCCTCAACCACCGCCGTCCTATTCTCAACCCTCTCCGCAAAATGCACCATACTCTCAGCCATCGCCGCAACAATCAGCCAAGTATTCTCAACCTTCCCCTCAGCAACCAACCAACTATTCTCATTCGATACATTCGCCTCAAACGCCACAGAATTATTCACAGTTGTCTCCTCAACAGGCACCGCCGAGCAATTATTCTCAACCCTCGCCTTCGCCTCAACAATCTCGTAACTATTCTCAACCCTCTCCATCGCCTCAACAGTCACGTAATTACTCTCAACCATCGCCATCGTCTCAACAGTCTCACAATTATTCGCAACCATCGCCGTCACCTCAAACCCGCAGTTACTCCCAACCTTCGCCTCAACAAAAATCTGCATGCCCGTCGCAAACGTCTCAGCAGCCTTCGAATTACTCGCAGCCATCGCCTCAACAGAGTACAAACTACGCTCTGCAACAGCAGTCGACCAAAACCACGGAAGAGTATCCGCAGAATGCATCGACACCGTCTAATTACTCCCATGGATATAAACAAAATCATTCTTACATACAGTCCCCGACACCGTCGTCGATCAACGAAACGGAACACCGAGCCGATTATATGAAGTCCAGCAGTGGCGAGAAATCCTCGAGTATAGAACAACAAAGAAACTTCACTGTTCCGCCGGAGGCTTCGTTGAATCTGAACGCGAACCACCAAATTTATCAGTCACCGAATCAGTATCCACCAACGTTCGGGAACAATTATCCTAACATTGATCTGCAAAGGTCTGTATCGAGACACGGTGGTCAGGAACAACCTCAACAACAACAAccgcaacagcagcagcagcaacaacaacaacaacaacaacaacaagcgCCCCAAGAGCGACCTAGTTTCACCGATCTAAACGAATCTCTGAACGCTCAAAAATACGCTCAGCAACGCTCGTTCCTCGGTAAAACTGGTAGCACGGGCGAACAGTTGTCGAGCCAGGATCAATCTCAAATCTTAGCATTCCAACAAAACCTGACGGCCCATGAATCTCTTTATCCGAGCAGTTTTCAACCATCCGGATACCCTATGCCAAACTCTAGACCGATGTATCCCAGTCCGCATTATTTCGATACAAGTTCGAAGACTGCCAATAGCGGAACCGCGAATAGCTCCAGTGGGAATTTACCACCGGTTAAGAAGCGTGTGTACAATGAATCGTCCACGGAAGCGTCCCGTGGTTTAACGCAAGAGGCTGCGTCGAGAACCGGTCAGGAACAGTTTGGTTTCGATCCGATAATGGCATTGCCACAACCAGAAGCAGTGTCAGCTAGTCAATTCGACGCCACGTTTGTTGGGAACTTGGCCGATTCGGTCGCAACGAATCCGGCGGCGTATGCTCGGCTAGGTTTAGGCTTGGTGGGTCGTACCAGCAAAGAACAACAACAGTTGTTAACGATTCCTAGACCACCGCCGACGAAAGCGGAACACTTGGCGTACGCTCGTAGCCCCGCGACGGGAGCTGCAGAGTTAGACCTAAATCTCCTTCAAAGTTTGCAAACGGCATCCGCGAAGAACAGCCAAGGTATCCTGTCCATGTCTCGCAGGGGAGGAGATACGTCTTCTGGTTCCACGTCCGCGCCTGCGAAAACGAAGAAAAGCAGAAAGAGCAAGCAACAACAGCAGGAACAACAGAACATTGCGAACGTTTCGTCGACGGTGAACACGGAACCCCAAGCGAACACAGGTATACCTGGTTTTCCACAGTACACAGGAACGTCCGCGGATTCGATCGGTTTAAAGAACACCGCCATGGTGCCACCTGCTGGGAGTGCCTTCAACTTTGCCGCATCGACCAACACCACGACCAGTTCACCTTTCTACGATAAAGAGGCGACCGCCGCCGCGGCGGCGTTCGCATTTTTGGACGAGTTTCGAAATCCGAACAGTTATTACAGCATGGCGCTTaggcaacaacaacaacaacagcaacaaccacAAGTACCGCCGGTCTCAGATGCCACGCAACAAGCCTGCAACAAACTTAGCAATCAACCGCCAAGAAACTATCCGCCTCATCCTTTTCTTCATTCTGCCCAGAGATCAGCAGCTTACGGCCCTCCGGTATCCGCTTACGTGACACCCCATGGGCCAAACTTAACGGTGGATCCAACTGCCTATCAACAGTACATTCATTCCCTCTACGCTCTTCAACCACCGCCGCATCATCATCGACCGTCCTGGCTTTAG